A single Mustela lutreola isolate mMusLut2 chromosome X, mMusLut2.pri, whole genome shotgun sequence DNA region contains:
- the LOC131821633 gene encoding small ubiquitin-related modifier 1-like, translated as MDDDLEANPSNEDVDKKKPEEHIKLKVIRQDSSEIHFRVKMTTRMKKLKERYCQRQGVSMHSLRFLFDGKRIADNHTAKELGMEEDDVIEVYQEQNGGHSMI; from the coding sequence ATGGATGATGACCTGGAGGCAAACCCTTCAAATGAGGATGTGGACAAGAAGAAGCCAGAAGAACACATTAAACTCAAAGTCATCAGACAGGATAGCAGTGAGATACATTTCAGAGTGAAAATGACAACACGTATGAAAAAACTCAAAGAACGCTACTGTCAAAGACAAGGAGTTTCAATGCACTCACTTCGATTTCTGTTTGATGGTAAGAGAATTGCTGACAACCACACCGCCAAAGAGCTAGGAATGGAGGAAGATGATGTAATTGAAGTTTATCAGGAACAAAACGGGGGTCATTCAATGATTTAG